The following are encoded together in the Desulfococcus multivorans genome:
- a CDS encoding ATP synthase epsilon chain, producing the protein MPVELTIHQPSEIFLNDAAVKVKAESPAGCFTLLPRHIDMATALVPGILSYETPEGREVFVALIGGILVKQGNSVTVATQMAVEGPLGDLKNAVDVMIREEDDRDRKTRAAVARLEADFVRRFMEFRKNA; encoded by the coding sequence ATGCCCGTGGAATTGACAATCCATCAGCCGTCCGAAATTTTCCTGAACGATGCGGCCGTCAAGGTCAAGGCCGAGAGCCCGGCAGGGTGTTTCACCCTTTTGCCCCGTCATATCGACATGGCGACAGCGCTGGTTCCCGGGATACTCTCTTATGAAACGCCTGAAGGCCGGGAGGTGTTTGTGGCTTTGATCGGCGGCATTCTGGTCAAACAGGGGAACAGTGTCACCGTTGCTACGCAAATGGCGGTTGAGGGGCCGCTGGGGGACCTGAAAAATGCCGTTGACGTCATGATCCGCGAGGAAGACGACAGAGATCGCAAGACACGTGCGGCCGTGGCCAGGCTGGAAGCGGATTTTGTTCGACGCTTCATGGAGTTCCGCAAAAATGCCTGA
- a CDS encoding AtpZ/AtpI family protein has product MPEKLTRSSKAFIHDVDRREKRKIHARRKKSDEVWFGLGVFGLVGWSVAVPAVLGIFVGIWIDLKWPGPPSWTLMLMLIGVIIGCINAWCWISRQRNIITREMNNDEE; this is encoded by the coding sequence ATGCCTGAAAAATTGACCCGATCATCAAAGGCTTTCATCCACGATGTGGATCGACGGGAAAAACGGAAAATTCATGCACGCCGCAAAAAATCAGACGAAGTCTGGTTTGGCCTGGGGGTGTTCGGATTGGTGGGCTGGTCCGTGGCCGTTCCGGCGGTATTGGGTATTTTTGTCGGCATCTGGATCGACCTGAAATGGCCCGGCCCCCCCTCGTGGACCCTGATGCTGATGCTGATCGGTGTGATCATCGGGTGCATCAACGCGTGGTGCTGGATTTCCCGTCAACGAAACATCATCACTCGGGAGATGAATAATGACGAGGAGTGA
- a CDS encoding ATP synthase subunit I, which translates to MTRSDLLRWGLAAMWGLGIGGFYFYGLWWTLAGLSKSTKPGRWLAVSYMVRVSVAMLGFWLVVRNDLICFFITLATFFLMRFILTRTLGPPEGNPEKFIGSEQT; encoded by the coding sequence ATGACGAGGAGTGATCTGCTGCGCTGGGGATTGGCTGCGATGTGGGGCCTGGGGATCGGGGGCTTTTATTTTTACGGCCTCTGGTGGACCCTTGCCGGACTGTCTAAAAGTACGAAACCCGGACGTTGGCTGGCCGTCAGTTACATGGTCCGGGTGAGCGTGGCAATGCTGGGGTTCTGGCTCGTCGTTCGAAACGATCTGATATGCTTTTTCATTACCCTGGCGACATTTTTTCTGATGCGTTTCATCTTGACCCGAACGCTCGGGCCCCCGGAGGGCAATCCCGAAAAATTCATCGGGAGCGAGCAGACCTGA
- a CDS encoding F0F1 ATP synthase subunit A produces MEITPDTIVYWSCGPFTLNATLLFTWLVMTVMSFGSWLVTRRLTSSVRISPWQNLLESIVAGMKRQLDAVSKTRTRELFPFVGTLFLFIAISNLLSVVPGFRSPTGSLSTAAALAVCVFLAVPVFGISKVGFVSYLLNYLRPTPLMLPFNVMGELSRTLALAVRLFGNMMSGSMIGAILLMIAPLVFPVLMQVLGLLTGMVQAYIFAVLAAIYISAGMTVGERKKTT; encoded by the coding sequence ATGGAAATCACCCCGGACACGATCGTCTATTGGTCTTGTGGTCCCTTTACCCTGAACGCGACCCTTCTGTTTACCTGGCTGGTAATGACGGTTATGAGCTTCGGTTCCTGGCTGGTGACGCGACGTCTCACCTCGAGTGTTCGCATTTCACCATGGCAGAACCTGCTGGAATCCATTGTCGCGGGTATGAAACGGCAACTGGACGCGGTGTCGAAAACCAGAACCAGGGAATTGTTTCCGTTTGTGGGGACGCTGTTTTTGTTTATCGCGATCTCCAATCTCCTGTCGGTGGTCCCCGGGTTCAGATCGCCGACGGGATCCCTGTCCACAGCGGCCGCCCTGGCGGTCTGCGTGTTTTTGGCAGTTCCCGTTTTCGGTATTTCAAAGGTGGGCTTCGTCTCCTATCTTTTGAATTATCTGCGGCCTACGCCCTTGATGCTGCCGTTTAACGTCATGGGGGAGTTGAGCCGGACTCTGGCCCTGGCCGTCCGCCTCTTTGGAAACATGATGAGCGGCTCCATGATCGGCGCTATTCTATTGATGATCGCCCCCTTGGTGTTTCCGGTGCTCATGCAGGTGCTGGGGCTTTTGACGGGAATGGTTCAAGCCTATATTTTTGCCGTTCTGGCTGCGATTTACATCAGTGCCGGCATGACGGTGGGAGAGCGGAAGAAAACCACTTGA
- a CDS encoding F0F1 ATP synthase subunit C — MDNLGWVAIISILTAGMCMAVGSIGPAIGEARALVQALNSIAQQPDETGTITRTLFVGMAMVESTAIYCFVVAMILIFANPFWTYFISGIKG; from the coding sequence ATGGACAACCTGGGATGGGTTGCGATCATATCGATTTTAACGGCGGGGATGTGTATGGCTGTCGGCAGCATCGGCCCGGCCATCGGTGAAGCCCGTGCGCTGGTTCAAGCCCTGAATTCCATTGCCCAACAACCTGACGAGACCGGCACGATCACCCGAACGCTGTTCGTGGGCATGGCCATGGTGGAATCGACGGCGATTTACTGTTTTGTGGTCGCCATGATCCTGATTTTCGCCAATCCGTTCTGGACGTACTTCATTTCCGGGATAAAGGGATAG